The following proteins come from a genomic window of Bactrocera tryoni isolate S06 chromosome 1, CSIRO_BtryS06_freeze2, whole genome shotgun sequence:
- the LOC120766983 gene encoding uncharacterized protein LOC120766983, with protein MGTTSPTGTVGAGRSIVATQPTAGAGGLPSPPPSLASTAIATGKPVPGSTLRCLDDPIFDVDIGHLGGGGGGVGGVSAGGGGNTSSSSTSTTTAVTARTTANDVLEKARDRFDRFWGGSKEEHV; from the coding sequence ATGGGCACCACAAGTCCAACCGGTACCGTTGGTGCTGGACGCTCAATTGTCGCCACGCAGCCAACCGCTGGCGCTGGTGGTCTGCCATCACCTCCACCATCGCTGGCATCAACAGCAATAGCAACCGGTAAGCCAGTGCCTGGCTCAACATTGCGCTGCCTCGATGACCCCATCTTCGATGTGGACATTGGCCATTTGGGTGGTGGaggtggtggtgttggtggtgtcAGCGCTGGTGGCGGTGGCAACACTTCGTCATCGTCCACGTCGACCACCACGGCGGTGACAGCACGCACCACAGCGAACGATGTGCTAGAAAAGGCTCGTGACCGTTTCGATCGCTTCTGGGGCGGCAGCAAGGAGGAGCATGTTTAA
- the LOC120782866 gene encoding diacylglycerol kinase eta isoform X2: protein MEDWLSSLKSASIPARARGDSFFIEQHDLFSNHHHWYATSHARPTFCNVCRDVLSGVTSHGLSCEVCKCKVHKRCAAKAIANCKWTTLATVGKDIIEDRDGSIIMPHQWMEGNLPVSSTCSVCKKTCGSVLRLQDWRCLWCRETVHVACRPQIAVACPLGPAKLSVVPPTCVHSIGNDDSWDVESPKGNFSPLLVFVNSKSGDNQGVKFLRRFKQLLNPAQVFDLISTGPSLGLRLFRRFEMFRILVCSGDGSVGWVLSEIDRFSMHKQCQVAVLPLGTGNDLARVLGWGSSCDDDAHLPQILERYESASTKMLDRWSIMVFEKAVAVQPKTPKMSLSSAQEALLTGMVTSANLNLRNIVETDDSQTLITATKTLCETLDELMVQISESRKDDEQLLVKCDILREKLAMLLEALREEETGAHAGDDLLTTISSIISKSAAASPTASTTPSTSASLLNPNISIEKDEKDQFNTNERRNSRSLQSTERESLQCRANSVKRAMYNVIEHSEPGRPKRYQRKLSITPFEALKLPTNASGESTPCSSPLPIIPPINIISPTMETSRLTCISPLPDTRRDSVDENFFNAISIPVPRQFADSRRSSGVPEVIQEIEENGQGGNSEIVYRVGRLSLSGGANIDDFGNPLPIVGENSDVNSPSERKIDFLSVPILTSDQIVDPLSDYRPIEVFERNYYMSRELDKEKKLKQSMSANRECNYEEGKEEKTMPEKSKALRFDDEVCQLQVPNVVIPPKAPNVYSSETITIIDTDVAPELSSSDELPGGEASDVLSAIGDEECSVASEIFDRQQEGQDLDRPLQLGDIIQNLDANSFTHIDSPETSDETEVVPGESFMDDISSVLGHDIACALQDNTITDDTPTLCSDNQPPPLKSIRKKSLSMGGQRSIRRNSSPPRHAQLARMDSDENPQQFGFENIVFEIDNRCDDQKIREPPRYCSLAQFVEGNDIARQSFKRPKKRSSVRKPKSSILISQQQLSIDASTTTTSATHANGQQTEDELTTKMAIKIEVCDIETYAHMDSGENLETPSMPYAQSQPNVATMPHSTLNNQSTITTATTLGSALSSSPKKYGHGQDVKRITFDESCKKESFDDVNPNYPQISVVVRPPTPLRGDAIKPMNAASAASLLSARMLPMELRRHSSHATTSLAVREHAEKDRRHSGFNPNLLSLDPEHTKFLSSSPAASRRISCGSLFKPNEALPNLQTLKGSKSSLFMGSALFGFDHFGGGSGGGNPGGDKERDDKSKKDKERLLGAEDGARKMPIINPLVRLPNWPTLANSSGFISKCLLANADTLCAAVSPLMDPDETLLAGYHEKCVMNNYFGIGIDAKISLDFHNKREEHPEKCRSRAKNYMWYGVLGSKQLLQKTCKNLEQRVQLECDGQRIPLPSLQGIVILNIPSFMGGTNFWGSSKKDDIFLLPSFDDRILEVVAVFGSVQMAASRLINLQHHRIAQCQSVQINILGDEEIPIQVDGEAWLQPPGMIRILHKNRVQMLCRNRHLEISLKSWQEKQRQHSISIQREQSSTASEHAMSTDEVLSERECYVLLNFIEAVSSLVKWVKFLIISHPSLQHDLYAVACRAAEVLESIHPDGKLLEGPTLRTKLVEVIESARQLYEDSCNLLRDRAHSLILREDLESKLSAALANIEMELKKCSVQKSFDGKLRAYFNALAPNEEGDGRRKSRHFWVRLRSGSTVGQTQLKPPLTTTREAASNWSVDEVVTWLETMQLSEYVESFMKNDIRGKELLTLGRRDLKDLGVVKVGHVKRILQAIKDMNEN from the exons ATGGAAGACTGGCTTAGCTCGCTGAAATCCGCCTCAATACCGGCGCGAGCGCGTGGCGATAGCTTCTTCATTGAACAACATGATTTATTCTCCAATCATCATCATTGGTATGCGACCTCCCACGCCCGTCCCACCTTCTGCAATGTATGCCGCGATGTACTCTCCGGCGTTACCTCACATGGCCTCTCTTGTGAGGTGTGCAAATGCAAAGTGCATAAACGTTGTGCTGCCAAAGCCATTGCCAATTGTAAATGGACGACATTGGCCACCGTCGGTAAGGATATCATTGAGGATCGCGACGGAagtattatcatgccacatcaATGGATGGAGGGTAATTTACCGGTCTCATCGACCTGCTCGGTTTGTAAGAAGACATGCGGTTCTGTTTTGCGTTTACAAGATTGGCGTTGTTTATGGTGTCGCGAAACGGTACATGTTGCTTGTCGACCACAAATTGCAGTCGCTTGTCCACTAGGACCGGCCAAGCTGTCAGTTGTGCCGCCTACCTGTGTACATTCCATTGGCAATGATGACTCCTGGGATGTGGAGAGTCCAAAGGGTAACTTTTCGCCACTGTTGGTTTTCGTCAATTCGAAATCAGGAGACAATCAGGGAGTGAAGTTTTTGCGACGCTTCAAGCAGTTATTAAACCCAGCTCAAGTTTTCGATCTCATATCCACCGGTCCCAGTTTGGGTTTGCGGCTCTTCAGACGTTTCGAAATGTTTCGAATATTGGTTTGCTCCGGCGACGGTTCTGTGGGCTGGGTGCTCAGCGAGATTGATCGTTTCAGTATGCat AAACAATGTCAAGTAGCAGTACTGCCTCTTGGTACCGGCAACGATTTGGCGCGTGTTTTGGGCTGGGGCTCATCTTGTGATGATGACGCACATCTGCCCCAAATACTCGAGCGTTATGAATCTGCTAGCACCAAAATGTTGGATCGTTGGAGCATAATGGTATTCGAAAAGGCTGTCGCCGTGCAACCGAAGACGCCGAAAATGTCATTGTCGAGCGCACAAGAAGCACTACTTACCGGCATGGTAACGTCGGCTAATTTAAACTTGCGCAACATTGTCGAGACCGATGATTCGCAGACGCTTATTACTGCCACCAAAACGCTCTGCGAAACGCTCGACGAACTGATGGTTCAGATCTCTGAAAGTCGTAAGGATGATGAACAATTACTGGTGAAATGTGACATACTTCGTGAGAAGTTAGCCATGTTATTGGAAGCTTTGCGCGAAGAAGAGACCGGTGCGCACGCGGGCGATGACCTCTTAACGACAATCAGTAGCATTATATCAAAGAGTGCTGCCGCCTCTCCAACTGCTTCTACAACGCCCTCGACATCAGCTTCACTGCT CAATCCAAACATATCAATCGAGAAAGACGAGAAGGATCAATTTAATACAAATGAGCGACGCAATAGTCGCTCCTTACAGTCTACAGAACGCGAGTCGCTACAATGTCGGGCCAACAGTGTTAAACGTGCCATGTACAATGTCATCGAACACTCGGAACCAGGCAGACCCAAGCGCTATCAGCGCAAGCTATCCATAACGCCATTCGAAGCTTTAAAACTACCAACTAATGCATCGGGTGAATCTACCCCTTGCTCTTCACCATTACCCATTATACCGCCAATTAACATAATATCGCCCACCATGGAAACCTCTCGCCTAACTTGCATATCGCCACTACCGGATACTCGTCGCGACTCCGTCGACGAGAACTTCTTCAATGCGATTAGCATACCAGTGCCACGTCAATTTGCGGATAGTCGCCGCAGTTCAGGCGTGCCCGAAGTAATACAAGAGATAGAAGAAAATGGACAAGGAGGAAATAGTGAGATTGTCTATCGTGTCGGCAGATTATCACTAAGTGGTGGTGCTAACATTGATGATTTCGGCAATCCATTACCCATAGTTGGTGAAAATTCTGATGTAAACTCACCCTCCGAAcgtaaaatcgactttcttagTGTGCCGATATTGACAAGCGATCAGATTGTAGATCCTCTTTCGGACTACCGTCCAATAGAGGTATTCGAACGCAACTACTACATGAGTCGTGAATTGGATAAGGAAAAGAAACTCAAGCAAAGTATGAGCGCCAATAGGGAGTGCAACTATGAAGAAGGCAAGGAGGAGAAAACAATGCCCGAAAAGTCTAAGGCGTTACGTTTTGATGACGAAGTTTGTCAGTTGCAGGTACCCAACGTAGTCATACCCCCTAAAGCCCCAAATGTATACTCAAGCGAAACCATAACGATCATTGATACAGACGTAGCCCCT GAATTATCCTCGTCGGATGAGTTACCAGGTGGCGAGGCTAGCGATGTGCTATCAGCCATTGGTGATGAGGAGTGCAGCGTAGCCTCCGAGATATTTGACAGGCAACAAGAAGGTCAAGATCTAGACCGCCCACTGCAGTTAGGAGACATAATACAG AACCTCGATGCAAACTCTTTCACACACATCGACTCGCCAGAAACGAGCGATGAAACGGAAGTCGTGCCAGGCGAATCGTTTATGGATGATATTAGTTCGGTACTGGGCCATGACATAGCATGCGCCTTGCAAGACAATACCATAACCGACGATACACCAACCCTTTGCTCGGACAATCAACCGCCGCCACTAAAATCTATACGCAAGAAATCGCTCAGCATGGGTGGACAACGCAGCATACGCCGGAACTCATCACCGCCACGGCACGCACAATTGGCACGCATGGACAGCGATGAGAATCCGCAACAATTCGGTTTCGAGAATATCGTTTTCGAAATCGACAATCGCTGCGATGATCAGAAGATTCGTGAGCCGCCAAGGTACTGCAGTTTGGCACAGTTTGTCGAGGGTAATGACATAGCGCGCCAAAGCTTCAAG CGCCCGAAAAAGCGTTCGTCCGTACGCAAACCTAAATCCTCCATACTTATCTCGCAACAACAACTCTCAATTGATGCATCTACCACAACAACTTCCGCAACACACGCGAACGGCCAACAGACTGAGGATGAATTGACCACAAAAATGGCTATTAAGATTGAGGTATGCGACATCGAGACCTATGCACACATGGATAGTGGGGAGAACTTGGAAACGCCGTCAATGCCTTATGCCCAAAGCCAGCCGAATGTAGCCACAATGCCCCACAGCACATTGAACAACCaatcaacaataacaacagcaacaacgcttGGCTCAGCATTGAGCTCATCGCCGAAAAAATACGGACACGGACAAGATGTAAAGCGCATTACTTTTGATGAGTCGTGTAAGAAAGAATCCTTTGATGATGTAAATCCAAACTATCCGCAGATAAGTGTAGTTGTGCGCCCACCAACCCCATTACGTGGAGACGCTATCAAACCGATGAATGCAGCGTCGGCAGCCAGCCTACTGTCGGCCCGTATGCTGCCGATGGAGTTGAGGCGACACTCAAGTCATGCAACAACCAGTCTAGCGGTGCGAGAGCATGCCGAGAAGGATCGTCGACATTCGGGCTTCAATCCAAATTTGTTAAGTTTAGATCCGGAGCATACGAAATTCTTAAGCTCGTCACCAGCAGCAAGTCGACGCATCAGCTGTGGCAGTCTCTTCAAG CCAAATGAGGCGTTACCAAATCTGCAGACACTTAAAGGCTCCAAGTCCAGTCTTTTTATGGGTTCGGCATTATTTGGATTCGATCATTTTGGCGGTGGCAGTGGTGGCGGTAATCCAGGTGGTGACAAAGAACGTGACGATAAGAGCAAAAAAGATAAGGAGCGGCTACTTGGCGCTGAAGATGGCGCTAGGAAAATGCCGATAATTAATCCACTTGTACGCCTACCAAATTGGCCAA CCTTAGCCAATAGTTCCGGGTTCATCTCCAAATGCTTGCTAGCAAATGCAGATACGCTCTGCGCTGCTGTTAGTCCACTAATGGATCCCGATGAAACCCTGCTGGCAGGCTATCATGAGAAATGCGTTATGAACAATTACTTTGGTATTGGCATAGATGCCAAGATCTCGCTCGATTTCCATAACAAACGGGAAGAGCACCCCGAGAAGTGTCGCTCGCGTGCCAAAAACTATATGTGGTACGGTGTGTTGGGTTCGAAGCAGCTATTGCAGAAAACATGTAAAAATCTCGAGCAACGAGTGCAGTTGGAATGTGATGGGCAGCGTATACCGCTGCCATCCCTGCAGGGCATTGTCATATTGAACATACCCAG CTTTATGGGCGGCACGAATTTCTGGGGCTCCAGTAAGAAGGACGATATCTTCCTTTTGCCCAGCTTTGACGATCGCATACTCGAAGTTGTCGCCGTGTTTGGTTCGGTGCAAATGGCCGCCTCGCGTCTCATAAACTTACAGCATCATCGCATAGCCCAATGCCAGAgtgtgcaaataaatattttgggcGATGAAGAGATACCCATACAAGTTGATGGCGAAGCTTGGCTACAACCACCCGGCATGATTCGTATACTACACAAGAATCGCGTACAAATGCTTTGTCGTAATCGTCATTTGGAAATATCACTGAAATCCTGGCAAGAAAAGCAGCGTCAACATAGCATATCCATACAGCGCGAACAATCATCGACTGCATCCGAGCATGCCATGTCTACGGATGAGGTGCTGTCGGAACGTGAATGCTATGTACTCTTGAACTTCATTGAGGCTGTCAGTTCGCTTGTAAAATGGGTGAAATTCCTTATAATTTCACATCCATCTTTGCAACACGATTTGTATGCTGTGGCTTGTCGCGCCGCCGAAGTACTCGAATCCATACATCCGGATGGCAAATTACTTGAGGGGCCCACACTACGCACCAAACTTGTGGAGGTTATCGAGTCGGCGCGTCAATTGTACGAGGACTCCTGCAATTTATTACGGGATCGTGCACATAGCTTAATATTGAGAGAGGATCTCGAGTCGAAGTTGAGCGCTGCCTTGGCCAATATCGAAATGGAGCTGAAAAAGTGTTCGGTTCAGAAGAGTTTTGATGGGAAATTGCGCGCTTACTTCAACGCTTTGGCGCCAAATGAAGAG GGTGATGGCCGTCGCAAATCGCGCCACTTCTGGGTGCGTCTGCGCTCTGGTTCCACCGTGGGACAGACACAACTGAAGCCACCACTAACGACAACACGCGAAGCTGCCAGCAATTGGAGTGTCGACGAAGTGGTCACTTGGCTAGAAACAATGCAGCTCTCCGAATATGTGGAGAGCTTCATGAAGAACGATATACGCGGCAAAGAGCTACTAACACTAGGCAGAAGAGATCTCAAAGATTTGGGTGTAGTTAAAGTGGGGCACGTCAAACGCATATTGCAAGCAATCAAGGATATGAACGAGAACTAA
- the LOC120782866 gene encoding diacylglycerol kinase eta isoform X1 translates to MSNTKDTLHVGSYLNYGAQGGSRGLAAAAAMAFGRGSAASSGRNSACSSGSVSPIPTIAISTGDESSESEIETEPARIFHRRLSTKRNINAAATIKEGFLLKQIWSFQRWRRRYFRLKQNKLYYAKDIKSEVFDEIDLSDLCTAECSIKNINHSFQVITATRSLVLCAESRREMEDWLSSLKSASIPARARGDSFFIEQHDLFSNHHHWYATSHARPTFCNVCRDVLSGVTSHGLSCEVCKCKVHKRCAAKAIANCKWTTLATVGKDIIEDRDGSIIMPHQWMEGNLPVSSTCSVCKKTCGSVLRLQDWRCLWCRETVHVACRPQIAVACPLGPAKLSVVPPTCVHSIGNDDSWDVESPKGNFSPLLVFVNSKSGDNQGVKFLRRFKQLLNPAQVFDLISTGPSLGLRLFRRFEMFRILVCSGDGSVGWVLSEIDRFSMHKQCQVAVLPLGTGNDLARVLGWGSSCDDDAHLPQILERYESASTKMLDRWSIMVFEKAVAVQPKTPKMSLSSAQEALLTGMVTSANLNLRNIVETDDSQTLITATKTLCETLDELMVQISESRKDDEQLLVKCDILREKLAMLLEALREEETGAHAGDDLLTTISSIISKSAAASPTASTTPSTSASLLNPNISIEKDEKDQFNTNERRNSRSLQSTERESLQCRANSVKRAMYNVIEHSEPGRPKRYQRKLSITPFEALKLPTNASGESTPCSSPLPIIPPINIISPTMETSRLTCISPLPDTRRDSVDENFFNAISIPVPRQFADSRRSSGVPEVIQEIEENGQGGNSEIVYRVGRLSLSGGANIDDFGNPLPIVGENSDVNSPSERKIDFLSVPILTSDQIVDPLSDYRPIEVFERNYYMSRELDKEKKLKQSMSANRECNYEEGKEEKTMPEKSKALRFDDEVCQLQVPNVVIPPKAPNVYSSETITIIDTDVAPELSSSDELPGGEASDVLSAIGDEECSVASEIFDRQQEGQDLDRPLQLGDIIQNLDANSFTHIDSPETSDETEVVPGESFMDDISSVLGHDIACALQDNTITDDTPTLCSDNQPPPLKSIRKKSLSMGGQRSIRRNSSPPRHAQLARMDSDENPQQFGFENIVFEIDNRCDDQKIREPPRYCSLAQFVEGNDIARQSFKRPKKRSSVRKPKSSILISQQQLSIDASTTTTSATHANGQQTEDELTTKMAIKIEVCDIETYAHMDSGENLETPSMPYAQSQPNVATMPHSTLNNQSTITTATTLGSALSSSPKKYGHGQDISVVVRPPTPLRGDAIKPMNAASAASLLSARMLPMELRRHSSHATTSLAVREHAEKDRRHSGFNPNLLSLDPEHTKFLSSSPAASRRISCGSLFKPNEALPNLQTLKGSKSSLFMGSALFGFDHFGGGSGGGNPGGDKERDDKSKKDKERLLGAEDGARKMPIINPLVRLPNWPTLANSSGFISKCLLANADTLCAAVSPLMDPDETLLAGYHEKCVMNNYFGIGIDAKISLDFHNKREEHPEKCRSRAKNYMWYGVLGSKQLLQKTCKNLEQRVQLECDGQRIPLPSLQGIVILNIPSFMGGTNFWGSSKKDDIFLLPSFDDRILEVVAVFGSVQMAASRLINLQHHRIAQCQSVQINILGDEEIPIQVDGEAWLQPPGMIRILHKNRVQMLCRNRHLEISLKSWQEKQRQHSISIQREQSSTASEHAMSTDEVLSERECYVLLNFIEAVSSLVKWVKFLIISHPSLQHDLYAVACRAAEVLESIHPDGKLLEGPTLRTKLVEVIESARQLYEDSCNLLRDRAHSLILREDLESKLSAALANIEMELKKCSVQKSFDGKLRAYFNALAPNEEGDGRRKSRHFWVRLRSGSTVGQTQLKPPLTTTREAASNWSVDEVVTWLETMQLSEYVESFMKNDIRGKELLTLGRRDLKDLGVVKVGHVKRILQAIKDMNEN, encoded by the exons GTAATCACCGCCACACGTTCACTTGTGCTTTGTGCTGAATCACGCCGCGAAATGGAAGACTGGCTTAGCTCGCTGAAATCCGCCTCAATACCGGCGCGAGCGCGTGGCGATAGCTTCTTCATTGAACAACATGATTTATTCTCCAATCATCATCATTGGTATGCGACCTCCCACGCCCGTCCCACCTTCTGCAATGTATGCCGCGATGTACTCTCCGGCGTTACCTCACATGGCCTCTCTTGTGAGGTGTGCAAATGCAAAGTGCATAAACGTTGTGCTGCCAAAGCCATTGCCAATTGTAAATGGACGACATTGGCCACCGTCGGTAAGGATATCATTGAGGATCGCGACGGAagtattatcatgccacatcaATGGATGGAGGGTAATTTACCGGTCTCATCGACCTGCTCGGTTTGTAAGAAGACATGCGGTTCTGTTTTGCGTTTACAAGATTGGCGTTGTTTATGGTGTCGCGAAACGGTACATGTTGCTTGTCGACCACAAATTGCAGTCGCTTGTCCACTAGGACCGGCCAAGCTGTCAGTTGTGCCGCCTACCTGTGTACATTCCATTGGCAATGATGACTCCTGGGATGTGGAGAGTCCAAAGGGTAACTTTTCGCCACTGTTGGTTTTCGTCAATTCGAAATCAGGAGACAATCAGGGAGTGAAGTTTTTGCGACGCTTCAAGCAGTTATTAAACCCAGCTCAAGTTTTCGATCTCATATCCACCGGTCCCAGTTTGGGTTTGCGGCTCTTCAGACGTTTCGAAATGTTTCGAATATTGGTTTGCTCCGGCGACGGTTCTGTGGGCTGGGTGCTCAGCGAGATTGATCGTTTCAGTATGCat AAACAATGTCAAGTAGCAGTACTGCCTCTTGGTACCGGCAACGATTTGGCGCGTGTTTTGGGCTGGGGCTCATCTTGTGATGATGACGCACATCTGCCCCAAATACTCGAGCGTTATGAATCTGCTAGCACCAAAATGTTGGATCGTTGGAGCATAATGGTATTCGAAAAGGCTGTCGCCGTGCAACCGAAGACGCCGAAAATGTCATTGTCGAGCGCACAAGAAGCACTACTTACCGGCATGGTAACGTCGGCTAATTTAAACTTGCGCAACATTGTCGAGACCGATGATTCGCAGACGCTTATTACTGCCACCAAAACGCTCTGCGAAACGCTCGACGAACTGATGGTTCAGATCTCTGAAAGTCGTAAGGATGATGAACAATTACTGGTGAAATGTGACATACTTCGTGAGAAGTTAGCCATGTTATTGGAAGCTTTGCGCGAAGAAGAGACCGGTGCGCACGCGGGCGATGACCTCTTAACGACAATCAGTAGCATTATATCAAAGAGTGCTGCCGCCTCTCCAACTGCTTCTACAACGCCCTCGACATCAGCTTCACTGCT CAATCCAAACATATCAATCGAGAAAGACGAGAAGGATCAATTTAATACAAATGAGCGACGCAATAGTCGCTCCTTACAGTCTACAGAACGCGAGTCGCTACAATGTCGGGCCAACAGTGTTAAACGTGCCATGTACAATGTCATCGAACACTCGGAACCAGGCAGACCCAAGCGCTATCAGCGCAAGCTATCCATAACGCCATTCGAAGCTTTAAAACTACCAACTAATGCATCGGGTGAATCTACCCCTTGCTCTTCACCATTACCCATTATACCGCCAATTAACATAATATCGCCCACCATGGAAACCTCTCGCCTAACTTGCATATCGCCACTACCGGATACTCGTCGCGACTCCGTCGACGAGAACTTCTTCAATGCGATTAGCATACCAGTGCCACGTCAATTTGCGGATAGTCGCCGCAGTTCAGGCGTGCCCGAAGTAATACAAGAGATAGAAGAAAATGGACAAGGAGGAAATAGTGAGATTGTCTATCGTGTCGGCAGATTATCACTAAGTGGTGGTGCTAACATTGATGATTTCGGCAATCCATTACCCATAGTTGGTGAAAATTCTGATGTAAACTCACCCTCCGAAcgtaaaatcgactttcttagTGTGCCGATATTGACAAGCGATCAGATTGTAGATCCTCTTTCGGACTACCGTCCAATAGAGGTATTCGAACGCAACTACTACATGAGTCGTGAATTGGATAAGGAAAAGAAACTCAAGCAAAGTATGAGCGCCAATAGGGAGTGCAACTATGAAGAAGGCAAGGAGGAGAAAACAATGCCCGAAAAGTCTAAGGCGTTACGTTTTGATGACGAAGTTTGTCAGTTGCAGGTACCCAACGTAGTCATACCCCCTAAAGCCCCAAATGTATACTCAAGCGAAACCATAACGATCATTGATACAGACGTAGCCCCT GAATTATCCTCGTCGGATGAGTTACCAGGTGGCGAGGCTAGCGATGTGCTATCAGCCATTGGTGATGAGGAGTGCAGCGTAGCCTCCGAGATATTTGACAGGCAACAAGAAGGTCAAGATCTAGACCGCCCACTGCAGTTAGGAGACATAATACAG AACCTCGATGCAAACTCTTTCACACACATCGACTCGCCAGAAACGAGCGATGAAACGGAAGTCGTGCCAGGCGAATCGTTTATGGATGATATTAGTTCGGTACTGGGCCATGACATAGCATGCGCCTTGCAAGACAATACCATAACCGACGATACACCAACCCTTTGCTCGGACAATCAACCGCCGCCACTAAAATCTATACGCAAGAAATCGCTCAGCATGGGTGGACAACGCAGCATACGCCGGAACTCATCACCGCCACGGCACGCACAATTGGCACGCATGGACAGCGATGAGAATCCGCAACAATTCGGTTTCGAGAATATCGTTTTCGAAATCGACAATCGCTGCGATGATCAGAAGATTCGTGAGCCGCCAAGGTACTGCAGTTTGGCACAGTTTGTCGAGGGTAATGACATAGCGCGCCAAAGCTTCAAG CGCCCGAAAAAGCGTTCGTCCGTACGCAAACCTAAATCCTCCATACTTATCTCGCAACAACAACTCTCAATTGATGCATCTACCACAACAACTTCCGCAACACACGCGAACGGCCAACAGACTGAGGATGAATTGACCACAAAAATGGCTATTAAGATTGAGGTATGCGACATCGAGACCTATGCACACATGGATAGTGGGGAGAACTTGGAAACGCCGTCAATGCCTTATGCCCAAAGCCAGCCGAATGTAGCCACAATGCCCCACAGCACATTGAACAACCaatcaacaataacaacagcaacaacgcttGGCTCAGCATTGAGCTCATCGCCGAAAAAATACGGACACGGACAAGAT ATAAGTGTAGTTGTGCGCCCACCAACCCCATTACGTGGAGACGCTATCAAACCGATGAATGCAGCGTCGGCAGCCAGCCTACTGTCGGCCCGTATGCTGCCGATGGAGTTGAGGCGACACTCAAGTCATGCAACAACCAGTCTAGCGGTGCGAGAGCATGCCGAGAAGGATCGTCGACATTCGGGCTTCAATCCAAATTTGTTAAGTTTAGATCCGGAGCATACGAAATTCTTAAGCTCGTCACCAGCAGCAAGTCGACGCATCAGCTGTGGCAGTCTCTTCAAG CCAAATGAGGCGTTACCAAATCTGCAGACACTTAAAGGCTCCAAGTCCAGTCTTTTTATGGGTTCGGCATTATTTGGATTCGATCATTTTGGCGGTGGCAGTGGTGGCGGTAATCCAGGTGGTGACAAAGAACGTGACGATAAGAGCAAAAAAGATAAGGAGCGGCTACTTGGCGCTGAAGATGGCGCTAGGAAAATGCCGATAATTAATCCACTTGTACGCCTACCAAATTGGCCAA CCTTAGCCAATAGTTCCGGGTTCATCTCCAAATGCTTGCTAGCAAATGCAGATACGCTCTGCGCTGCTGTTAGTCCACTAATGGATCCCGATGAAACCCTGCTGGCAGGCTATCATGAGAAATGCGTTATGAACAATTACTTTGGTATTGGCATAGATGCCAAGATCTCGCTCGATTTCCATAACAAACGGGAAGAGCACCCCGAGAAGTGTCGCTCGCGTGCCAAAAACTATATGTGGTACGGTGTGTTGGGTTCGAAGCAGCTATTGCAGAAAACATGTAAAAATCTCGAGCAACGAGTGCAGTTGGAATGTGATGGGCAGCGTATACCGCTGCCATCCCTGCAGGGCATTGTCATATTGAACATACCCAG CTTTATGGGCGGCACGAATTTCTGGGGCTCCAGTAAGAAGGACGATATCTTCCTTTTGCCCAGCTTTGACGATCGCATACTCGAAGTTGTCGCCGTGTTTGGTTCGGTGCAAATGGCCGCCTCGCGTCTCATAAACTTACAGCATCATCGCATAGCCCAATGCCAGAgtgtgcaaataaatattttgggcGATGAAGAGATACCCATACAAGTTGATGGCGAAGCTTGGCTACAACCACCCGGCATGATTCGTATACTACACAAGAATCGCGTACAAATGCTTTGTCGTAATCGTCATTTGGAAATATCACTGAAATCCTGGCAAGAAAAGCAGCGTCAACATAGCATATCCATACAGCGCGAACAATCATCGACTGCATCCGAGCATGCCATGTCTACGGATGAGGTGCTGTCGGAACGTGAATGCTATGTACTCTTGAACTTCATTGAGGCTGTCAGTTCGCTTGTAAAATGGGTGAAATTCCTTATAATTTCACATCCATCTTTGCAACACGATTTGTATGCTGTGGCTTGTCGCGCCGCCGAAGTACTCGAATCCATACATCCGGATGGCAAATTACTTGAGGGGCCCACACTACGCACCAAACTTGTGGAGGTTATCGAGTCGGCGCGTCAATTGTACGAGGACTCCTGCAATTTATTACGGGATCGTGCACATAGCTTAATATTGAGAGAGGATCTCGAGTCGAAGTTGAGCGCTGCCTTGGCCAATATCGAAATGGAGCTGAAAAAGTGTTCGGTTCAGAAGAGTTTTGATGGGAAATTGCGCGCTTACTTCAACGCTTTGGCGCCAAATGAAGAG GGTGATGGCCGTCGCAAATCGCGCCACTTCTGGGTGCGTCTGCGCTCTGGTTCCACCGTGGGACAGACACAACTGAAGCCACCACTAACGACAACACGCGAAGCTGCCAGCAATTGGAGTGTCGACGAAGTGGTCACTTGGCTAGAAACAATGCAGCTCTCCGAATATGTGGAGAGCTTCATGAAGAACGATATACGCGGCAAAGAGCTACTAACACTAGGCAGAAGAGATCTCAAAGATTTGGGTGTAGTTAAAGTGGGGCACGTCAAACGCATATTGCAAGCAATCAAGGATATGAACGAGAACTAA